From a region of the Leishmania major strain Friedlin complete genome, chromosome 32 genome:
- the DC2 gene encoding putative outer dynein arm docking complex encodes MSVVAAKKKGAVSDTLRRSQIADGILGAQDQGARQQEQILHITEENNQIKKEISAISGTHYDYVKADKLASLQSDVDGLERRYQFEKMRKNDLTKRYQLARIDLLHSRKMKGGINVEKEQAVAVQRQVDILESRLDQTLGQFNDALSYNKELRDRIDVIREERRVFLRVHKRMEDDLKTKKRLMAEHIEKSNRDMDDRDAQLREVERLRAALAEQRQAYTNQLRDLDTAMMDIKAMRDGQTEMQLELEAREYEFGERMGDTKAARAQEEADTSRRAIGASVSGNGEDPASTTGEEDDEDDTHTLLCVERESATITSILAQIKDDLQTDDIDELRTKYLHTGDLNFSMYKYVNELSAKKEALKDSIRDLQRLLSEEDDSERQHRILIKGLEEELAGTESKLDEMNCATVQLRDAVQRTAATAEDVYAHIGCPQMADGAVEGEERCTEANMKQFLGTIEERATHILIAFQRHHQFSANSRTSVASSSRVTRDTQSPKEAVQNLEEEDNALTANTTDSPHGETLQMAEDWEVEESPIMPIAPQTAHSAVSARNLVRMMELPSASLAGGTTDRDSSLYADQDDDHIISHEDIRKQMEARLATMREREERNQRKKKDAAQKAK; translated from the coding sequence ATGTCAGTGGTGGCTGCCAAAAAGAAGGGCGCAGTGTCCGACACTCTGCGCCGCTCGCAGATAGCGGATGGCATCCTCGGTGCACAAGACCAGGGGGCGCGTCAGCAAGAACAGATCTTGCATATAACCGAAGAGAACAACCAAATCAAGAAGGAGATCAGTGCTATCTCTGGCACGCATTACGACTATGTCAAGGCAGATAAGCTGGCGTCGTTGCAGAGCGATGTTGACGGGCTGGAGCGCCGCTACCAGTTTGAGAAGATGCGCAAGAATGATTTGACGAAGCGGTACCAGCTGGCCCGCATCGACCTCCTCCACAGCCGCAAGATGAAGGGCGGCATCAATGTAGAGAAGGAAcaggcagtggcggtgcagcgccagGTCGACATTCTGGAGAGCCGGCTGGATCAAACGTTAGGTCAGTTCAACGATGCGCTGTCGTATAACAAAGAGCTGCGCGACCGCATCGACGTCATTCGAGAGGAGCGTCGCGTGTTCCTGCGCGTGCACAAGCGCATGGAGGACGATTTGAAGACGAAGAAGCGCCTCATGGCCGAGCACATTGAGAAGTCGAACAGGGATATGGACGATcgcgacgcgcagctgcgcgaggtggagcggttgcgcgctgcgctggcCGAACAGCGCCAGGCCTACACCAATCAGCTGCGCGACCTGGACACCGCCATGATGGACATCAAGGCCATGCGCGATGGGCAGACGGAGATGCAGctcgagctggaggcgcgcgAGTACGAGTTTGGCGAGCGCATGGGCGACACGAAAGCCGCCCGCGCTCAGGAAGAAGCGGACACCTCCCGGCGAGCGATTGGCGCGTCGGTGTCCGGCAACGGCGAAGATCCGGCCTCCACGACAggtgaggaggacgacgaggacgacacacacacattgtTGTGTGTGGAGAGAGAGTCCGCCACCATAACGAGCATTCTTGCTCAGATCAAGGACGACCTGCAGACAGACGATATCGACGAGTTGCGCACAAAGTACTTGCACACGGGCGACCTGAACTTCTCCATGTACAAGTACGTCAACGAACTGTCTGCCAAgaaggaggcgctgaaggaCAGCATCCGCgacctgcagcgtctcctgagcgaggaggacgacagCGAGCGTCAGCACCGCATTCTCATCAAAGggctcgaggaggagctggcagGCACCGAGTCCAAGCTAGATGAGATGAACTGCGCcactgtgcagctgcgcgacgccgtgcaGCGTACCGCAGCCACGGCTGAGGATGTGTATGCGCACATCGGGTGCCCGCAAATGGCCGATGGCGCTGTGGAGGGTGAGGAGAGGTGCACAGAGGCCAACATGAAGCAGTTCCTCGGCACTATTGAGGAGCGCGCCACGCACATCTTGATTGCCTttcagcgccaccaccagtTTTCCGCGAACTCGCGCACCTCGGTGGCGTCGTCTTCGCGCGTTACCCGAGATACTCAGTCTCCGAAGGAGGCTGTGCAGAAtttggaggaggaggacaacgCATTAACTGCCAACACGACAGACTCCCCACACGGCGAAACTCTGCAGATGGCAGAGGActgggaggtggaggagagccCCATAATGCCGATTGCCCCTCAGACAGCCCATAGCGCCGTATCGGCACGGAATCTTGTGCGCATGATGGAGCTGCCCAGCGCCAGTCTGGCTGGCGGGACGACAGATCGCGACAGCAGCCTCTACGCTGACCAGGATGACGATCACATCATCTCGCACGAGGACATCCGTAAGCAGATGGAGGCCCGCCTGGCTACGATGCGTGAGCGTGAGGAGCGCAACCAGCGAAAGAAGAAGGACGCGGCTCAGAAGGCCAAATAG
- a CDS encoding putative SNAP protein, with protein MEERGDALMAEAEKQLKKRSWFSSSDAKVDEAHDTFLQAATQYKAAGNFAKVAQAYKRASEMSLKNKSESDQAVEMEEAAKAYVKAGDAKSAAALLRDVVDMYDKAQKYTNAAKACAALGDITMGDEAMRWLQQAVRYFRNQGAKVTASEIVLKMADMKARSGDYAGAQQIYDQLAREALEDRVARGNARKLFFTTLLCQLALMTPESLMEDVDALEERFQEYQELDTQFNTNTREHMFMTDVIAAIQGEDTAMFDEAVHEYDSICPLDDLREKMILKGKQALRERISDLR; from the coding sequence ATGGAGGAGCGTGGTGATGCGTTgatggcggaggcggagaaacAGCTTAAGAAGCGCTCGTGGTTCTCGTCGAGCGACGCGAAAGTTGATGAGGCGCACGACACGTTCCTGCAGGCTGCCACGCAGTACAAGGCCGCTGGCAATTTCGCGAAGGTGGCTCAGGCGTACAAGCGCGCCTCTGAAATGTCCCTCAAGAACAAGAGCGAGAGTGACCAGGCGgtggagatggaggaggcagcAAAGGCATACGTCAAGGCCGGCGATGCAAAgtcggcagcagccctgCTCAGGGACGTGGTGGACATGTATGACAAGGCTCAGAAGTACACAAACGCAGCCAaggcgtgcgctgcgctgggCGACATAACCATGGGCGAcgaggcgatgcggtggctgcagcaggccgtGCGCTACTTCCGCAATCAAGGCGCGAAGGTGACAGCTTCGGAGATTGTGCTCAAGATGGCGGACATGAAGGCGCGCTCTGGCGACTACGCTGGGGCGCAGCAGATCTACGACCAACTTGCTcgcgaggcgctggaggaccGTGTGGCGCGCGGCAACGCACGCAAGCTGTTCTTTACGACTCTCTTGTGCCAGCTGGCCCTCATGACACCGGAGAGTCTCATGGAGGATGTGGATGCGCTCGAGGAGCGCTTTCAGGAGTACCAGGAGCTGGACACGCAGTTCAACACGAACACACGCGAGCACATGTTTATGACGGACGTGATTGCAGCGATCCAAGGCGAGGACACGGCGATGTTCGACGAGGCGGTTCACGAGTACGACTCCATCTGCCCCCTGGACGACCTTCGCGAGAAGATGATCCTCAAGGGTAAGCAGGCTCTTCGCGAGCGGATAAGTGACCTGCGGTAG
- a CDS encoding nucleoside diphosphate kinase b: MSSERTFIAVKPDGVQRGLVGEIIARFERKGYKLVALKILQPTTEQAQGHYKDLCSKPFFPALVKYFSSGPIVCMVWEGKNVVKSGRVLLGATNPADSQPGTIRGDFAVDVGRNVCHGSDSVESAEREIAFWFKADEIASWTSHSVSQIYE; encoded by the coding sequence ATGTCCTCCGAGCGCACCTTTATTGCCGTCAAGCCGGAcggcgtgcagcgcggcCTCGTTGGCGAGATCATCGCCCGCTTCGAGCGCAAGGGCTACAAGCTCGTCGCCTTGAAGATACTGCAGCCGACGACGGAGCAGGCCCAGGGTCACTATAAGGACCTTTGCTCCAAGCCGTTTTTCCCGGCCCTTGTGAAGTACTTCTCCTCTGGCCCGATCGTGTGTATGGTGTGGGAGGGTAAGAACGTGGTGAAGAGCGgccgcgtgctgctcggcgcGACGAACCCGGCCGACTCACAGCCCGGCACGATCCGTGGCGACTTTGCCGTGGATGTGGGCCGCAACGTGTGCCACGGGTCCGACTCTGTGGAGAGCGCGGAGCGCGAGATCGCCTTTTGGTTCAAGGCGGATGAGATCGCGAGCTGGACGTCGCACTCCGTGTCCCAGATCTATGAGTAA
- a CDS encoding putative minichromosome maintenance (MCM) complex subunit, whose product MTTPDKRAYAAAASSKYPNYINDRDVCKRFLEEFRDSTGQAKYVIQAHHIAQRQSIVFSIFLDDVAGFGQLHLAQRVQMNVVGYMEELYRVVDSIIPQTDRVVDMVDQLIMEARMSGQELPALLTRRYELKIHPLSEDSVPIPLRELKGGKIGTLTVLRGICIAATAVRPKLSMLVSVCEVCAETTFQQVIGDRLTPLQVCQSQRCKLNNAVGRLLAQNKASKFMKYQELRVQELPEDVPRGAIPRTIRVVCEGEQTRIATPGQVVRITGVYCPDPSTGQGHEAFRASTMVKTLYKAIHIELEKRSYQEAAEDMRAQVEDIRDYPDREAVIEKLTRSIAPEIWGMEDVKKALLCQLVGGSSIANGIRIRSDINILFMGDPGVAKSQLLKWIASVAPRSVFTTGKGSSGVGLTAAVTHDTHTGEVMLEGGALVLSDKGVCCIDEFDKMDDSDRTALHEVMEQQMVSIAKAGIITSLNARTSILAAANPKFGRWKRNATPTENVNLPPALLSRFDLLWLLLDESSRERDAELSMHVTHVHLHGVAPGTVADDGVRGTTTEYFGRDFLRAYVGEVKRIHPYVDPGAAKAISDIYCEMRAQSARHSNVVTARTLLSLIRLSQACARLRFSERVLEEDVREAGRLLDCSKASLQDRPATDMHRVVTTSDASIFSVIRDIARGRSSVDLSEIRPALMMKGIGESHLQRCLRTYCEVGVWSVSGTMLEFAED is encoded by the coding sequence ATGACTACACCAGATAAGCGCGCgtacgccgctgcagcatcCAGCAAGTATCCTAACTACATCAATGACCGGGATGTTTGCAAGCGTTTTCTTGAGGAGTTCAGGGACTCTACGGGGCAGGCGAAGTATGTGATTCAGGCCCATCACATTGCGCAGCGACAGAGCATTGTATTTTCCATCTTTCTCGACGATGTTGCGGGTTTCGGGCAGCTTCATCTAGCGCAAAGGGTTCAGATGAACGTTGTCGGATACATGGAGGAGCTTTACAGGGTTGTCGACTCTATTATTCCTCAAACTGACCGCGTTGTGGACATGGTGGACCAACTGATCATGGAAGCACGGATGTCTGGCCAAGAGCTGCCCGCCTTGCTGACACGTCGATACGAGCTGAAAATACACCCGCTTAGCGAAGACAGTGTTCCCATTCCTCTGCGAGAGTTGAAGGGAGGAAAGATTGGCACGCTGACTGTTCTTCGCGGCATTTGCATCGCTGCCACTGCAGTCCGCCCAAAGCTCTCTATGCTCGTGTCGGTGTGCGAGGTCTGTGCCGAGACGACCTTCCAGCAGGTCATCGGTGATCGCCTAACACCGCTACAGGTGTGCCAATCGCAGCGCTGCAAGCTGAACAATGCTGTGGGTAGGCTGTTGGCCCAGAATAAGGCAAGCAAGTTCATGAAATATCAGGAACTAcgggtgcaggagctgccCGAAGATGTTCCGCGTGGCGCCATCCCGCGGACGATCCGTGTTGTCTGCGAAGGAGAGCAAACCCGTATTGCTACACCGGGGCAGGTTGTTCGTATCACAGGAGTCTACTGTCCGGACCCTTCCACTGGGCAGGGTCACGAGGCCTTCCGCGCGTCCACGATGGTGAAAACACTTTACAAAGCCATCCACATCGAGTTAGAGAAGAGAAGCTACCAGGAAGCAGCAGAGGACATGCGCGCACAGGTGGAGGATATCCGGGACTACCCTGACCGAGAAGCTGTGATCGAAAAGCTCACCCGCAGCATAGCGCCAGAGATCTGGGGTATGGAGGACGTGAAGAAGGCACTCTTATGCCAGCTTGTCGGAGGTAGCTCCATTGCGAACGGTATTCGGATTCGCAGCGACATCAATATCCTTTTCATGGGAGATCCCGGAGTGGCGAAGAGTCAGCTTCTAAAGTGGATTGCATCTGTTGCACCCCGATCCGTGTTCACGACCGGTAAGGGCAGCTCTGGGGTTGGGCTTACGGCTGCCGTAACTCACGATACCCACACAGGTGAGGTGAtgctcgagggcggcgccCTTGTGTTGTCCGATAAGGGAGTTTGCTGCATCGATGAGTTCGACAAAATGGATGACTCTGACCGCACAGCTCTGCATGAGGTCATGGAGCAGCAGATGGTTTCCATCGCCAAGGCGGGTATCATCACGTCGCTgaacgcgcgcacgtccATTCTCGCCGCGGCAAATCCCAAGTTTGGTCGGTGGAAGCGTAACGCGACGCCAACGGAGAACGTGAATTTACCGCCAGCACTTCTTTCTCGTTTTGATCTGCTttggctgctgctcgacgaATCGAGCCGGGAGCGCGATGCTGAGCTTTCGATGCACGTTACCCACGTCCATCTCCACGGTGTCGCGCCTGGCACGGTGGCGGATGATGGAGTGCGAGGTACCACCACCGAGTATTTTGGCCGCGACTTTTTGCGGGCGTACGTGGGTGAGGTCAAGCGCATTCACCCCTACGTTGACCCAGGTGCCGCTAAGGCTATCAGTGACATTTACTGTGAAATGCGAGCGCAGAGTGCGCGACACAGCAATGTCGTCACAGCTCGTACGTTGCTGAGCCTCATCCGTCTCTCGCAGGCGTGCGCCCGCCTGCGCTTTTCGGAgcgcgtgctggaggaggacgtgCGGGAGGCTGGCCGTCTGCTTGACTGTAGCAAGGCATCTCTTCAGGATAGACCGGCCACGGATATGCATCGCGTGGTGACAACATCTGACGCGTCTATCTTTTCGGTCATCAGAGACATCGCTCGTGGGCGTTCATCCGTCGATCTCTCCGAGATTCGCCCCGCGCTCATGATGAAGGGGATTGGCGAATCCCACCTGCAGAGATGCCTTCGAACGTACTGTGAAGTCGGTGTCTGGTCCGTTTCCGGGACAATGCTGGAGTTTGCCGAAGACTAG
- a CDS encoding putative ubiquitin hydrolase — translation MSSEGVLSSGDAMEEMELKERNHSIEGSSFTATTRDSFASAEEDSTASQVNEEACMATGKPRTVAWNGTSTAAHDYIAASTAATDGEENAAVGAQPQPPLDRLQAYIQALVGNILESLRGFDGSIAWLKRSHSAIAAHLDGINAGAVPAATEEFSVAWFGIASAVLHDLIQESVADISALATPPLPFSENEESARGLCVTPRDLSVAFVSGLQSIVSEVMNNGGCHRSGGSHHFSRYSLRSFAHVKEISEMSRRLMEEHLTQGAHVPHALRNKYSDDTTSIDCKEDLCSILQRTADAWVCSFFPAYQQRSRNPTEVAPFLWGEEEDASRLNLELFFYCLYFACQQRSLMQNREALPRGVVVPTAWIEQLLRWSAQAKEQHCLASPGPHPPFPGPIDTFALMTVSPHDPRRHWLSLDSERYQVIPQALYNSFFDFFGTGPKYVMYGAFSLRERCLLMWKPLPLTVFTTFEWWERNESDGALDKYSVEVPVEEALLHSDMREVCHLAWGMMREEEGMMSEKVARVWFAAINGTDTVRICCKGLYMLSVKTGPFAITEKGDGMDLTVQEILQQLRRRIEQYMPESVEEWRLQTSGKVLLSLVLTLNNTNGDDRGGEITGTMEVAAHQCGVCGLTNVGNTCYMNSALQCLSNLTSFRTKLLTLPISHFSQAVITLLLIRLLTTMWSGQHSFAETRELKEQIGMQVKRFSGYQQQDANEFIEVLLDHLSEECNLISERCYRQREDSDKAIATQELSTIFWSNFLENNKSFIPPLFFHQSKTVFTCLTCGECSTVFDNNVTLSVSIKDPPQRRAMSVDVMVELNKPDYAAELASHSGFMAPLFRPVKGGAARAHALVTLKVHLLVQPDNTVREQEVEEALRQLLLSNASSSSEVLRFFLDGSADEMTAEEERQRARSVAARVQVDVRVMDIPDHGRVLAWARCYLASAELSVASAPPPTTVGAAGTPAARVWYFMKDAPLPFTTAIMGTPVWVDEFPASYGAEHPQPVAADAADAEELVLASESRDCMTAYAEHIRTRSLEVATALLQRVPEDETDEVALFNSTETLSGGVGYVMPPSHKDEAKETLASANDAGAAAASIERDIKIVQRILRKSASATVTKTTSPGGDINADATGSEACEKALASAAVTTTIVVCIQYDSAKYQLVTDGRRSDAFGLRGVGSDMTPEVKCSLHECLSHSMQPDLLRGEDAWFCRRCKEFRETKVHRTLFRLPPCLIVSFKRFKMHTYSADKKNTTVQFPSELDFAPYLDPEAAGLQTEGTKYRLRGVVYHTGSLSFGHYTAAAFNDSVKKWVYYNDTHATIDSCDAPAPNGAYILCFERVEATASPA, via the coding sequence ATGAGCTCTGAAGGTGTTCTGAGCTCTGGGGACGCTatggaggagatggagctGAAGGAGAGAAACCACAGCATTGAAGGATCTTCGTTTACCGCCACTACCCGTGACAGCTTCGCCTCTGCAGAAGAAGACTCGACAGCGTCACAGGTCAACGAAGAAGCGTGCATGGCTACCGGCAAGCCGAGAACCGTAGCTTGGAATGGCACGTCTACGGCAGCGCATGACTACATCGCTGCTTCTACGGCTGCAACGGACGGCGAGGAGAATGCTGCCGTGGgggcgcagccgcagcctccGCTCGATCGACTCCAGGCTTATATTCAGGCGCTTGTGGGCAACATCTTGGAGAGCCTTCGTGGGTTCGACGGCAGCATCGCATGGCTAAAGCGCTCACACTCGGCGATCGCAGCCCACCTGGACGGCATCAACGCCGGGGCTGTTCCGGCCGCAACGGAGGAGTTTAGCGTTGCCTGGTTCGGTATCGCAAGCGCTGTGCTGCATGACTTGATCCAAGAAAGCGTAGCGGACATTTCCGCTCtcgcgacgccgccgcttccgTTCAGCGAGAATGAGGAATCAGCGCGTGGGTTGTGCGTGACGCCGCGCGATCTGTCCGTTGCCTTTGTCTCGGGTTTGCAGAGCATTGTTTCGGAGGTGATGAATAACGGCGGGTGCCATCGCTCGGGTGGCAGCCACCACTTCAGCCGCTACTCCTTGCGCAGTTTTGCCCATGTAAAGGAGATCAGCGAGATGAGCCGCCGTCTCATGGAGGAACACTTGACGCAGGGAGCACACgtgccgcacgcgctgcgcaacAAGTACAGCGACGATACGACCTCAATCGACTGCAAGGAGGACCTCTGCTCCATTCTCCAGAGGACTGCTGATGCGTGGGTGTGCAGCTTCTTCCCAGCCTACCAGCAGCGCTCTCGCAACCCGACAGAGGTGGCGCCGTTTCTgtggggagaggaagaggacgcCTCGCGCCTCAACCTGGAGCTGTTCTTTTACTGCTTGTACTTTGCTTGTCAGCAGCGGAGCTTGATGCAGAACAGGGAGGCTCTTCCGCGCGGCGTTGTGGTGCCGACGGCGTGgatcgagcagctgctgaggtgGTCCGCGCAAGCGAAGGAGCAGCACTGCTTGGCCTCACCCGGGCCACACCCACCTTTTCCGGGCCCGATCGACACGTTCGCGCTCATGACAGTCTCGCCGCACGACCCGCGCCGGCACTGGCTTTCTCTAGACTCGGAGCGATACCAGGTGATTCCACAGGCTCTGTACAACTCCTTCTTTGACTTCTTTGGCACCGGCCCCAAGTACGTCATGTATGgcgccttctctctgcggGAGCGCTGTCTTCTCATGTGGAAGCCGCTTCCGCTGACCGTGTTCACGACATTTGAGTGGTGGGAGCGGAACGAATCGGACGGAGCGCTTGACAAGTACAGCGTAGAGGTACCTGTGGAGGAGGCACTCCTGCATAGCGACATGCGCGAGGTGTGCCACCTCGCCTGGGGTATgatgagggaggaggagggcatgATGTCGGAGAAGGTGGCCAGGGTGTGGTTTGCGGCAATCAACGGAACCGACACGGTGCGCATCTGCTGCAAAGGCCTCTACATGCTTTCCGTGAAAACAGGGCCATTCGCGATTACAGAAAAGGGGGATGGGATGGACCTGACCGTTCAGGAGATattgcagcagctgcggcggcgcatcgAGCAGTATATGCCGGAGAGCGTGGAGGAGTGGAGGCTGCAGACGAGCGGGAAGGTGCTCTTGTCCCTGGTGCTGACGCTGAACAACACAAACGGCGACGACCGTGGAGGCGAAATTACAGGCACaatggaggtggcggcacaCCAATGCGGTGTGTGCGGCCTGACCAATGTCGGCAACACGTGCTACATGAACAGTGCCCTTCAGTGCTTGTCGAATCTCACCTCCTTCCGCACGAAGCTTTTGACGCTTCCCATTTCGCACTTTTCACAGGCGGTGATAACTCTGCTACTCATTAGGTTGCTGACAACGATGTGGTCTGGGCAGCACTCCTTCGCAGAGACCCGTGAACTTAAGGAGCAGATTGGTATGCAAGTGAAGCGGTTTTCTGGCTACCAGCAGCAAGATGCGAATGAGTTCATAGAAGTTCTCCTGGATCACCTGAGTGAGGAGTGCAATCTCATCTCGGAGCGATGCTACCGACAGCGCGAGGACAGCGACAAGGCGATCGCGACGCAGGAGCTCTCCACCATCTTCTGGAGCAACTTCTTGGAAAACAACAAGTCGTTCATAccacccctcttcttccaccAGTCGAAGACCGTCTTCACATGCCTCACGTGCGGGGAATGCAGCACCGTCTTCGACAACAACGTCACGCTCTCCGTCAGCATCAAAGacccgccgcagcggcgcgccatgAGCGTGGATGTTATGGTGGAGCTAAACAAGCCTGACTACGCGGCGGAGCTCGCATCACACAGCGGCTTCATGGCACCGCTATTTCGACCTGTGAAGGGGGGCGCGGcccgtgcgcacgcgctggtGACGCTGAAGGTTCACTTGCTGGTGCAGCCAGACAACACGGTGCGCGAgcaggaggtggaggaggcgcttcggcagctgctgctgagcaaTGCCAGTTCTAGCAGCGAGGTGCTGCGTTTTTTTCTGGACGGCTCTGCAGATGAGATGactgcggaggaggagaggcagagggcaAGGAGTGTGgcagcgcgtgtgcaggTGGACGTGCGCGTAATGGACATTCCTGATCATGGCCGCGTGCTTGCTTGGGCACGGTGCTACCTGGCGAGCGCAGAGCTGAGCGtggcatctgcgccgccaccgactACGGTGGGCGCAGCAGGGACGCCTGCGGCACGTGTGTGGTACTTCATGAAGGACGCCCCGCTTCCCTTCACGACTGCCATAATGGGCACCCCGGTTTGGGTCGACGAGTTTCCGGCGTCTTACGGTGCGGAGCACCCGCAGCCAGTGGCCGCAGATGCCGCCGACGCGGAGGAGCTCGTTTTGGCCAGCGAATCCCGTGATTGCATGACCGCCTACGCGGAGCACATCCGCACGCGCTCTTTAGAGGTGGCGACAGCACTTCTGCAACGCGTTCCAGAGGACGAGACGGACGAAGTAGCGCTCTTCAATTCCACAGAGACTCTAAGTGGAGGGGTAGGGTACGTCATGCCTCCATCCCACAAGGACGAAGCCAAAGAAACGCTGGCGTCTGCAaacgacgccggcgcagcggctgcatcCATTGAGCGGGACATCAAGATAGTTCAGCGCATTCTCCGCAAATCCGCATCCGCCACCGTCACAAAAACCACATCCCCGGGAGGCGACATCAACGCAGACGCGACAGGGAGCGAGGCCTGTGAAAAGGCGCTAGCTtccgcggcggtgacgaccACCATTGTCGTGTGCATCCAGTACGACTCTGCCAAGTATCAGCTCGTCACCGACGGACGGAGGTCGGACGCCTTCGGACTCCGCGGCGTAGGTAGTGACATGACACCGGAGGTGAAATGCTCGCTGCACGAGTGCTTGTCGCACTCTATGCAGCCGGACCTGCTGCGGGGCGAGGATGCGTGGttctgccgtcgctgcaagGAATTCCGGGAGACGAAGGTGCACCGCACCCTCTTCCGTCTGCCCCCGTGCCTCATTGTGTCCTTTAAGCGCTTTAAGATGCACACGTACAGTGCTGACAAGAAGAACACTACAGTGCAGTTCCCCAGCGAGCTCGACTTTGCGCCGTACCTGGACCCAGAGGCCGCTGGACTTCAGACGGAGGGGACGAAGTACCGCCTGCGCGGTGTGGTGTACCACACCGGGTCGCTCAGCTTTGGGCATTACACTGCGGCCGCCTTCAACGATTCCGTGAAGAAATGGGTATACTAcaacgacacacacgcgacgATCGACAGCTGCGACGCCCCAGCGCCGAATGGGGCGTACATTTTGTGTTTTGAGCGCGTTGAGGCTACGGCAAGCCCAGCGTAA
- a CDS encoding tubulin-tyrosine ligase-like protein, translated as MRHCGSIYEEMAKQLLATGRWSHLSVRQCSVTKALVISETQKELCDTNMHLLLGEKLPCERVIATRRFMSKRYPSRLGERTNARRSAYDLRSHTSPGLRMPMGSGDDGEVRVVDFVENTRSITLKSSMVTALLKHHNYNWNTLGDYLPMSFKLTPCQSSRDERQQLLATLKGRMRPLHEGDEPCLWIAKSSAGCHGDNIEIFRGDYRGILKLLRFIDSQHGSQPWIAQQYVDRPLLYHKRKFDIRCWALLLRDMYEIYVHEELVMRTSSVPYNRESATSKTPTGRLAHITNHCVQETSKMYSLYEESNELWREHLDGLIRYKGTVRAAKLKQEKYTPLCSPRPQEPNRGDVPYPTRYSNDSRESLYPIREAYRGDSTTAPRFVSVRDEPTTITLDNHVMPQIHFIIRDSLLAARSHVPGEPAIPPTHTFQVFGYDFLIDENLKVWLLEINGAPGGPDRLKPALVKDTIELAVAPYFPGTMNLKAKRHNGYVRVYP; from the coding sequence ATGCGGCACTGCGGCTCTATCTATGAGGAGATGGCGAAGCAGCTTCTGGCGACCGGCCGTTGGTCGCACCTATCCGTCCGCCAGTGCTCTGTCACGAAAGCCCTCGTCATCTCTGAAACGCAGAAAGAGTTATGTGATACAAATATGCACCTGCTCCTTGGAGAGAAGCTGCCGTGCGAGCGGGTAATTGCAACCCGACGTTTCATGTCGAAGCGGTACCCGAGCCGCCTTGGCGAGCGCACCAACGCGAGGCGCTCCGCCTACGATTTGCGCTCCCACACGTCCCCAGGACTCCGGATGCcgatgggcagcggcgatgacggcgagGTGCGCGTGGTGGACTTTGTGGAGAACACGCGAAGCATTACATTGAAGAGTTCAatggtgacggcgctgctaAAGCACCACAACTACAACTGGAATACGCTTGGCGACTATCTTCCTATGTCCTTTAAGCTGACGCCATGCCAGTCAAGCCGTgacgagcggcagcagttgCTAGCAACATTGAAGGGCCGTATGCGGCCACTTCACGAGGGGGACGAGCCGTGCTTGTGGATCGCGAAGAGCTCTGCCGGCTGCCACGGCGACAACATCGAGATTTTTCGCGGTGACTACCGGGGAATTctgaagctgctgcgcttcatCGACAGCCAACACGGCAGTCAACCTTGGATAGCGCAGCAGTACGTAGATCGTCCTCTCCTGTACCACAAGCGCAAGTTCGACATCCGGTGCTGGGCTTTGCTCCTTCGTGATATGTACGAGATCTACGTGCACGAGGAGTTGGTGatgcgcaccagcagcgtgcCGTACAATCGCGAAAGCGCCACGTCCAAGACTCCCACGGGTCGGCTGGCGCACATCACAAATCATTGCGTGCAGGAAACGAGCAAGATGTACTCGTTGTACGAGGAGAGCAACGAGCTGTGGCGGGAGCACTTGGATGGACTCATTCGCTACAAGGGAACTGTGAGAGCTGCAAAGCTGAAGCAGGAAAAGTACACCCCTCTCTGCAGTCCGCGGCCACAGGAGCCGAACCGCGGCGACGTTCCTTACCCGACACGGTACTCGAACGATTCGCGGGAGTCCCTGTACCCAATTCGCGAGGCGTACCGCGGTGACAGTACAACTGCCCCACGCTTCGTCAGCGTCCGTGATGAACCAACCACGATCACGCTCGACAATCACGTCATGCCGCAGATCCACTTTATCATTCGCGACTCGCTGCTGGCCGCACGGTCGCACGTGCCAGGTGAGCCGGCCATCCCCCCTACCCATACCTTTCAAGTCTTCGGATATGATTTTCTCATCGACGAGAACCTCAAAGTGTGGCTGCTGGAGATCAACGGCGCGCCGGGCGGCCCTGACCGCCTGAAGCCTGCGCTGGTGAAGGATACAATTGAGCTGGCGGTGGCCCCGTACTTTCCGGGTACGATGAACCTGAAAGCAAAGCGGCACAACGGctatgtgcgcgtgtatccTTGA